The Phyllopteryx taeniolatus isolate TA_2022b chromosome 11, UOR_Ptae_1.2, whole genome shotgun sequence genome includes the window GTGCTTCCCCGCACTCCCGGctgcatttcttttttccccttttaatcTCCGCATAAGGTCAGAGACTTTTAGATGTTCTACACACCTGGCCTTactggtttttattattattattacatcatgtttgtgagtttattttttcccacaaGACAACATTTACAACGTTTATTAACATTATCGTGAATGCAACAATCCCCCGGTGGCCATTTTTGTAGTTCCCTCCACTGATCTAGATCTGTATTGAGCGCCACTATCTGCTCGACGCTTTGTCATAGCTCGTCATTTATGTTCAGTCGTCTTTCATGTTACCGTATCTGCTTTATTTCGTAGTCAGTGTTTCCTCTGGTTTCAGAAGTTTAGTTTATATTAGCaagttgttactttttttttttttttttttcctaactgTAAAATCTCctgttatttttcacaatttgtgcccgaaatgcccagaatgtcctttttcaagatAGTCCAGTTGGTCTTTTACACCTGGCTCTTGAAACGAACATATTTCTCCTCAATGTGACGTGTAAATAAACTTTGCTCCGATTGGCTTGCTTAACTTCCCCAACTTGAatttggaaaacagcttggctctgATCGGTCCATATCACAGCGCCGACTAGCGTCAAGAGTTAGCTTGTCGGTCCCCTAATGAGGAACATGATCTGAGAAGAGGCGTAGGTGAAACTAAAACATTTGAACTGAACCTGCAGCGACAATCATCGCTGGCGACACCGCAGTTACATTCCAAATTAGAAATACAGTTAATACATATGTATACTTTGTAGACTGTATTTGCACGGCTTGAGGCTCGCTCGAAACCCGGAAATTCCGTGTTGCGGTTGAGCTGTTTTGAGTGGGCGGGCACATGAATATTAATTGGCCAAACCCCGTCGCGCATTGCAAATTCCTGTCGTTTGCGAGCGGTTTTGGTGTTCGCTCGACAAACCGCGTAGATGTCAAACTGAAGCAggttacaggtttttttttttaccagttatGCATAAAACGGATGGAAAGGGACCTTGAATTAACCAGCTGCAATATTATGCACGCCTGCACCGTATCATATGATGCGGTACAAGATAATGTCATTTATGAATATGATCATCATTGGCCTTCTCAATAACGTTAAAAACGTTTCAAAATCAGTGGTGCAGTCCAGTCCTCTGCACTGCCATCACgacttgtgacttttttttttttttgcagttaaaTGTCATCCAATAGAAGGGCTCCTTTTCCCTGAGGGGGCGTGGCCGCATCCGCTGCCAGTCTGTCGCTTTTGAGAACAAATcaagtttttgtttgaaattaaCTTTGAAACAAAGTGCCAGTGAAAGGGAAGTGGAAAATGTGGACATGAATGAAAAGCTTCCTCTCTCTTTgctggtccccccccccccccccctctccattTGGAACCAATGTTCCTCCTTCCTCTGCAGCACaattctctctcgctctccctccCATGTTGGCGTCGCCCCGCTCTCCCTCACCTCCTCCcctcttcctccctcctcctcctcctccattagCAGGACGAGCAGGCGAGGACGGGACAGCCGAGGCAGCACAAGAAGCAGCAAAGCATCATGGATGTTCTGAAGAAGGGGTTCTCCATCGCCAAGGACGGCGTCGTGGCCGCCGCAGAGAAGACCAAAGCTGGCGTGGAGGAGGCCGCCGCCAAGACCAAGGAGGGGGTCATGTATGTCGGTGAGCAGGGGGAGGCCACATGTTCATtcgtaatgatgatgatgactgtcAATGAGTGCATCTGGTTTCAAAGGAAagaatattgacattttttttaaatttattttttttctttttttaaatgaagagcACCAGGGAAGATGAAGCTGCTCGCATTCCCTAAACAAAATTATTTGCCTGTGGATGAAGGACAGAGACGCAGGTCACGCAGAGTACGTGGTGGAAGGTTCCGGGCCTGACGGGACGGGGGAGGGCGGGGCCGAGACGGAGAGGAAGAACAGGCGGCGGTCTGGGTGTGGCTCGGATCGATTCTTCCGCTTGTGATAGCCGAAGCCTTTACggtgcaaatacaaacaaaccgGGATGCAACTCCAAGTTAGTGTTTTAGAAAAATACTGCAGCGGTTTCAAACTCAACTTATCCAAGGGGATGCCGGAGAGAGTCCGGGCCGCATCAAGTATTCCACAAAAAGTACAACTAATCCATCCAGCTATCCATTTGTGCCCCCGCTACCTATACCGTGGATTTTGAACTTACGGTTGGGCCTTCAGATACGAGCTGTCATCGGGACGTCTTGTTGACGGGCGACTCGACTCGCTTCACAACAAGGAGCCGTTTGGAAAAtactgaaacaaaaaacaaaaaacggttgACGTTTACTGGcaaatgaaacataaaacaaagaatgacacgttttgtatttaaaaccagCATAACGTTGCCCTCAAGTCCACTAGCTTCAAGCTAACATAATGGGAAAATGCCATAGctgggctaatgaatagcatctctGTGGCGGTCATATAACACTTTACGCAAGGGGCATTTAAGCGCAAGCAgtggcgcaacacatgtagacagacagtataacaatactcacaggcgaaAAACAACTAATCTTACCGCAATTTACCGAGGAGTTGGGCCCGTCTCCACGTAGATCTACTATACTGCCCCCATGTGGCCAAGACATGGACACGAGAAGGAACGATGccgtttcattctttacatttgatttaattaCTATTATATGTGATGTAactataataatattattattatcatcttaTAACCCCTTATTTGATGACGTGCTAACTTCTTCCTGTTtttctgcatttatttttttttaattttggctcACACGTGCGGTTCACGAAGTCGTCCTAAATTCCACATACGCGCGCTCATCTTGTGCTTAACGTGTTATTTCCAGGAAACAAGACGATGGAGGGCGTGGTGACCGGCGTCAACACAGGTGCGAAAacagaatcattcactcatttcgCACTCCCTCATCACTGTCGCGGAAAATGTCCACCGCAAATCCCGAGATAGCGGTGAGGAAGTAAGGGGAATGAGCTGAAAGACTCCGAGGGCAGCAACTGCGTTCGGAATCGTTCCGCTCATTACTATAGTGGTAGCAAACGGTaggattccagttgacaaatagAAACGCTCATGGCAGTGAAGGAGTTAAGGGATAACTGACACTCCGTACACATTTGACCAAATGTCCAACTCGCTATACAGCGGCTCGggagtgattcccaacacagGCGAACGCACGACATTCCAACTTCCTGGTGTCCTTCCAGTGTCCCAGAAGACGAGCGAGCAGGCCAACATCGTGGCCGACACCACCATTTCCGGGGCCAACGAGGTTGCCCAGGCAACGGTGGACAGCGTGGAGAACGCCGCCTTATCCACTGGATTCGTCACTGTGGTGAGCGATGTCATCTTGGGACAATTTTTTGcaattgctgtttttcttttaaaaaaaaggaaaagtagaTTTATTCACTACTGTGAACTGGGGGTTGAACCGATTAATCGACTTAACCACTGTGCAACGTTTAACGCTTTAAGtcgagctaagtttagcctgggttgtcttccggtggattattattattttttttaagtttaaatcaaatcatttgtatgccttttttttttttaatgcaagatGACGTTGAAATTATATCAAGATCACGCTGTAGTTTGTGGTATACTTTTCCCACATTTATAATTGTcttggtttgtgtttgtctggaCCGGATAGAAACAGGAGGAGGCGGTACCGGCGACCGAGGAGGTGCCTGATtggttggatggatgactgACAGATTGCATGGCACGAGTCTCTCACAGCTCGCAAATTCTGCCGCTGCCGCTTATTAATGCTTTTGCGCCATAACGGCATTAGTTGTAGTAGTTGCAAGTAATGTTTTAATATTCTTTTCCAGTTGGCGGGTGTATTTGAAGTTCGACTtatcatttttgtaatgttcgCAGCATGTGACGACCGACGTCAGTCTTCTTCTAACCACGACTAATCTAGTTTCTCCTCCAACTAACCCTCTCGGTTTCCCCCGTGTCATCGTCACTTTCGTTACGACTTGAATATGAATAATGGCGCCGCCATTCAAATGTTCTCCCATTCActgacgcccacgtcactcaccaggtcaGGCCCCGccttacaaaaaacaaaacacacattcaaagtcacaagGTACTACAGTGGAGAACGTGAGGACGGCGAC containing:
- the LOC133486247 gene encoding gamma-synuclein-like isoform X1; this translates as MDVLKKGFSIAKDGVVAAAEKTKAGVEEAAAKTKEGVMYVGNKTMEGVVTGVNTVSQKTSEQANIVADTTISGANEVAQATVDSVENAALSTGFVTVKQEEAVPATEETDAPKSQDGGERTEQAAQ
- the LOC133486247 gene encoding gamma-synuclein-like isoform X2, producing the protein MDVLKKGFSIAKDGVVAAAEKTKAGVEEAAAKTKEGVMYVGNKTMEGVVTGVNTVSQKTSEQANIVADTTISGANEVAQATVDSVENAALSTGFVTVTDAPKSQDGGERTEQAAQ